The Lutibacter profundi genome includes a region encoding these proteins:
- a CDS encoding YceI family protein, translating into MKITKLFIAAFTLITLLYTTSNAQEKVNYTTDISNSTINWKGYKPTGSHHGTITLESGALKMDNGTIKGGYFIANMLTIKDAGGSAKLERHLKSDDFFDVAAFPTSKFEITDSKTIEGKMMITGNMTIKGITKQLTFPVTITETADTVTLTSETFQVNRADFNVKYKSKTFFNNLKEKFINNEFDLQVVIVAVK; encoded by the coding sequence ATGAAAATAACAAAATTATTTATAGCAGCTTTTACTTTAATTACATTGTTGTATACAACATCTAATGCTCAAGAAAAAGTAAATTATACTACAGATATTTCAAACTCAACAATAAACTGGAAGGGTTACAAACCTACAGGTTCTCATCATGGCACTATTACTTTAGAGTCTGGAGCGTTGAAAATGGACAATGGAACAATAAAAGGAGGTTATTTTATAGCCAATATGTTAACAATTAAGGATGCTGGCGGAAGTGCAAAATTAGAAAGGCATTTAAAGTCAGATGATTTTTTTGATGTTGCTGCATTTCCTACTTCTAAATTTGAAATTACAGATAGCAAAACAATAGAAGGGAAAATGATGATAACAGGAAATATGACTATTAAAGGAATTACGAAGCAACTTACGTTTCCTGTAACTATTACGGAAACAGCAGATACAGTGACTTTAACAAGTGAAACATTTCAAGTAAACAGAGCAGATTTTAATGTAAAATACAAATCGAAAACATTTTTTAATAATCTTAAAGAAAAATTTATTAATAATGAATTTGATCTACAAGTGGTTATTGTTGCAGTTAAATAA
- a CDS encoding DUF3857 domain-containing protein, which translates to MKKSLLFTLVVILILNKPKAQNFNFGEISKEELREQYYPNDSTANAAYLYKERKIHYTYDGERGWTLVTEVYERIKLYNKEGFDYATKVIGLYKDGPSEKMTSLKANTYNLENNKIVKEKLAKNQLFKENKTKNTIVYKFTMPNIKKGAIVEWKYKIYSPYYSYIDEIELQHKIPIKQLNVEVKIPEYFKFKRHLKGYLPVHVVQSMNNRTIQFSYRRQVDSRRISTVRETNEVDLREIIYTVRDKNIPALEEENYISNIENYRSALSLELSYTEFPGSRVKNYSSTWESVCNKINKSSVFGLELSKKAYFKEDLTPIIATTSDKLKRINLILEFVKSKVKWNGTYGKYTDVGVKKAYKEGIGNVAEINLILVSMLREGGLNANPVLVSTRNHGVPLFPTSKGFNYVISAVEINEEIILLDASEEYSMPNVLPYRVINWRGRLVKEDGTSLWVDLIPAKHAVDNKNTNISIDSEGYVEGMQRTNHMNMQALSYRKKYAKIKDETIIEKLEKENEAIEIADFRIINKTGGNKPVVEMFKFSSEDLIELVGDRMYFKPLFFNSQTKNPFQLDKREYPIDFGTPFIEKNMVRITIPEGYIIESVPESIAIGLPNDYGVYIFNVKTQGNIMMIMSKLKMNTAIYPVLNYDEIKEFYKIIVSKNLEQVVLKKV; encoded by the coding sequence ATGAAAAAGAGTTTATTATTTACATTGGTTGTAATATTAATATTGAATAAGCCAAAGGCTCAAAATTTTAATTTTGGAGAAATTTCTAAAGAAGAATTACGAGAGCAATATTACCCAAATGATTCTACTGCAAATGCAGCTTATTTGTATAAAGAAAGAAAAATTCATTATACGTATGATGGAGAAAGAGGTTGGACTTTAGTAACAGAAGTTTATGAAAGAATTAAGTTGTACAATAAAGAAGGTTTTGATTATGCGACTAAAGTAATTGGTTTGTACAAAGATGGTCCTTCAGAAAAAATGACATCATTAAAGGCGAATACCTATAACTTAGAAAACAATAAAATAGTCAAAGAAAAACTAGCTAAAAATCAACTTTTTAAAGAAAATAAAACCAAAAACACCATAGTCTATAAATTTACGATGCCAAACATTAAAAAAGGCGCTATAGTTGAATGGAAATACAAAATATATTCGCCCTATTATTCATATATTGATGAAATAGAACTTCAACATAAAATACCAATAAAGCAGCTTAATGTTGAAGTGAAAATTCCTGAATATTTTAAATTTAAAAGGCATTTAAAGGGTTATTTACCAGTTCATGTTGTGCAGAGTATGAATAACAGGACAATTCAATTTTCTTACAGGCGTCAAGTTGACTCACGTAGAATTTCAACAGTAAGAGAAACTAATGAGGTAGATTTACGAGAGATTATTTATACTGTTAGAGATAAAAATATTCCTGCTTTAGAAGAAGAAAACTATATAAGTAATATAGAAAATTATAGATCTGCTTTATCGTTAGAGCTTTCTTATACTGAGTTCCCAGGATCGAGAGTTAAAAACTATTCTTCAACTTGGGAAAGTGTGTGTAATAAAATTAATAAGTCAAGTGTTTTTGGATTAGAACTTTCTAAAAAAGCATATTTTAAAGAAGATTTAACTCCAATTATAGCTACAACTAGCGATAAATTAAAAAGAATAAACCTTATTTTAGAATTTGTAAAATCTAAGGTTAAATGGAATGGTACTTATGGTAAATACACAGATGTTGGAGTTAAAAAAGCCTACAAAGAAGGGATTGGAAATGTGGCCGAAATTAACTTAATATTAGTTTCAATGTTAAGAGAAGGAGGGTTAAATGCTAATCCTGTTTTAGTAAGTACAAGAAATCATGGAGTTCCGTTATTTCCAACCTCAAAAGGTTTTAACTATGTAATTTCGGCTGTTGAAATAAATGAAGAAATTATATTATTAGATGCTTCTGAAGAATACAGTATGCCCAATGTTTTACCATATAGGGTTATTAATTGGAGAGGTAGGTTGGTAAAAGAAGATGGTACTTCTCTATGGGTAGATTTAATTCCTGCAAAACATGCTGTAGATAATAAAAACACCAATATTTCTATTGATAGTGAAGGTTATGTTGAGGGCATGCAAAGAACCAATCACATGAATATGCAGGCACTTAGCTATAGAAAAAAATATGCAAAAATAAAAGATGAAACCATTATAGAAAAACTAGAAAAAGAAAATGAAGCTATAGAAATAGCTGATTTTAGAATAATAAATAAAACAGGTGGTAATAAACCAGTTGTTGAAATGTTTAAATTTTCATCGGAAGATTTAATTGAACTAGTTGGAGATAGAATGTATTTTAAGCCTTTATTTTTTAATTCTCAAACAAAAAACCCATTTCAACTAGATAAAAGAGAATACCCAATAGATTTTGGTACACCATTTATTGAGAAAAATATGGTGAGAATTACCATTCCTGAAGGGTATATTATAGAATCAGTTCCTGAAAGTATAGCCATTGGTTTGCCTAATGATTATGGTGTATATATTTTTAATGTAAAAACGCAAGGAAATATAATGATGATAATGTCAAAACTTAAAATGAATACAGCCATTTACCCAGTATTAAATTATGATGAAATTAAGGAGTTTTATAAAATTATTGTAAGTAAAAATTTAGAACAAGTAGTGTTAAAGAAGGTGTAA
- a CDS encoding DUF3857 domain-containing protein, which produces MKKKALTLLCTLLLTCVVYSQNYNFNSNQIPENLKLNANAVVVFDDVFVEIQNQKLMTVKVKKAVTILNKLGDKFRYVAVGFDKTRKIKNIETIIYDASGKEIKKVKNKEYKDVSQVAGGTLYADNRMLYYEHIPTAYPYTIYYEYEVNSPNTAFIRKWNPINFYSTGLVSATYTIIYANELNLQVKENNFEKFTIKKEVKENQILYTLSNIEPLKHEPLCPSLKKTRPNVQFVLNKFYAEGITGEANNWKELGKWEHINFYSGVGGLPEETKKKIKQLVQGVNSPIEKAKIVYKYVQDKTRYISVQVGIGGLRPMIARDVDNLGYGDCKALTNYTKSLLDVVGVKSYFTELYGGYEKINMDFNSPNIQGNHVILNVPIDNNDIWLECTSQEVPFGYIANFTDDRDVIVVKPEGGVLKRTKKYETTGNLQFSKGNYAIDAKGTMKASVSIESSGTQYNDNLKEAEGKSAKELKELFKEYLANINNIQFLNISVFNNKSEVKYEENLEFTAEDYALFAGKQMLIPINAFNKNSYVPKRVRNRKLPFEISRGFLDIDEVEIKLPSTFLVEYIPENIEIKTKFGTYSIELTKIDEVTYLYKRTLQIEEGKFSKDEYDAYRKFRKK; this is translated from the coding sequence ATGAAAAAAAAAGCTCTTACCTTACTTTGTACGCTTCTCTTAACTTGTGTTGTATATTCACAAAATTATAATTTCAATAGCAATCAGATACCTGAAAATTTAAAACTAAATGCCAATGCTGTGGTAGTGTTTGACGATGTGTTTGTTGAAATTCAAAATCAGAAATTAATGACTGTTAAAGTAAAAAAAGCAGTTACTATTTTAAATAAATTAGGAGATAAATTTAGATATGTTGCTGTTGGTTTTGACAAAACAAGAAAAATTAAAAATATTGAAACTATTATTTATGATGCTTCTGGGAAAGAAATTAAAAAAGTAAAGAATAAAGAATACAAAGATGTTAGCCAAGTAGCTGGAGGTACATTGTATGCCGATAATAGGATGTTGTACTATGAACATATTCCAACAGCTTATCCGTATACCATATATTATGAGTATGAAGTAAATTCTCCTAACACCGCTTTTATTAGAAAATGGAATCCTATAAATTTCTATAGTACAGGGTTAGTTTCAGCCACATATACTATCATTTATGCAAATGAATTAAATCTTCAAGTCAAAGAAAATAATTTTGAAAAGTTTACTATAAAAAAAGAAGTTAAAGAGAATCAAATTCTTTATACACTATCAAATATTGAACCTTTAAAACATGAACCCTTATGTCCATCATTAAAAAAAACAAGACCCAATGTTCAATTTGTTTTGAATAAATTTTATGCTGAAGGAATTACAGGAGAGGCCAATAACTGGAAAGAGTTAGGAAAGTGGGAACACATTAATTTTTATAGTGGTGTAGGTGGATTACCAGAAGAAACAAAGAAAAAAATAAAGCAATTGGTACAAGGTGTTAATAGCCCTATTGAAAAAGCAAAAATTGTTTACAAATATGTACAAGATAAAACAAGATATATAAGTGTTCAAGTTGGAATAGGCGGCTTAAGGCCTATGATAGCTAGAGACGTAGATAATTTAGGTTATGGAGACTGCAAAGCTTTAACAAACTATACAAAGTCACTGCTTGATGTTGTTGGTGTTAAATCTTATTTTACTGAATTATACGGAGGTTATGAAAAAATAAACATGGATTTTAATTCGCCTAATATTCAAGGAAACCACGTAATCTTAAATGTACCAATTGACAATAATGATATTTGGTTAGAATGTACGAGCCAGGAAGTTCCTTTTGGATATATAGCAAATTTTACTGATGACAGAGATGTAATAGTTGTTAAGCCAGAGGGAGGCGTTTTAAAACGTACTAAAAAGTATGAAACTACAGGAAATTTACAATTTTCTAAAGGTAACTACGCAATTGATGCCAAAGGAACAATGAAAGCTTCTGTTTCAATTGAATCATCAGGAACTCAATACAATGATAATTTAAAGGAAGCTGAAGGAAAATCAGCAAAAGAGTTAAAAGAATTATTCAAAGAATATTTAGCAAATATAAACAACATACAATTTTTAAACATAAGTGTGTTTAATAATAAAAGTGAAGTTAAATACGAAGAAAACCTTGAGTTTACTGCTGAAGATTACGCGTTGTTTGCAGGGAAACAGATGCTAATTCCTATCAATGCATTTAATAAAAACTCATATGTTCCAAAAAGAGTTAGAAACAGAAAATTACCATTTGAAATTTCAAGAGGATTTTTAGACATAGATGAGGTAGAAATTAAATTGCCCAGCACATTTTTAGTGGAATATATACCTGAAAATATTGAAATAAAGACAAAATTTGGAACGTACTCAATAGAGCTTACCAAAATTGATGAAGTAACATATCTCTATAAAAGAACTCTACAAATAGAAGAAGGTAAATTCTCAAAAGATGAATATGATGCTTATAGGAAATTTAGAAAAAAATAA
- the dtd gene encoding D-aminoacyl-tRNA deacylase — protein sequence MRVVIQRVSEASVTIENTVVSAMNSGLLILLGIEAADSKEDIKWLSKKIVNLRIFNDENGIMNNSLVTNKGDAIIVSQFTLQASTKKGNRPSYIKAAKPTIAIPLYKEFITQFEMQLGKKVGTGTFGADMKVTLVNEGPVTIIIDSKKRE from the coding sequence ATGAGAGTTGTAATTCAAAGAGTTTCAGAGGCTTCAGTTACTATTGAAAATACTGTTGTGAGTGCAATGAATAGCGGACTTTTAATTTTATTGGGAATTGAAGCTGCAGATTCCAAAGAAGATATTAAATGGCTTTCAAAAAAAATAGTGAATCTTCGTATTTTTAATGATGAAAATGGCATAATGAATAATTCATTAGTAACCAATAAGGGAGATGCTATTATTGTAAGTCAGTTTACCTTACAGGCAAGTACCAAAAAAGGAAATAGACCTTCTTATATTAAAGCAGCAAAACCAACAATTGCGATTCCATTATATAAAGAATTTATAACGCAATTTGAAATGCAACTCGGAAAAAAGGTTGGAACAGGTACGTTTGGTGCCGATATGAAAGTGACGCTGGTTAATGAGGGGCCTGTTACTATAATTATAGATTCAAAAAAAAGAGAGTAA
- the rsgA gene encoding ribosome small subunit-dependent GTPase A: protein MKGVVTKSTGSWYTIYIENGKKIDCRLKGKFRIKGIKSTNPVAVGDYVNFEFEQGKETGVINKIFERKNYIIRKSVNLSKQTHIIAANIDTAFLLVTLDSPPTSTGFIDRFLATAEAYSIPVVILFNKIDMYSSGLLEEKKALENVYTSIGYTCIDVSATKNINIDKIIALMKGKTTMFSGHSGVGKTTLINAMEPSLNLKTAEISKQHKQGLHTTTFAEMFELSFGGFIIDTPGIKGFGVVDFEPQEIGHYFVEFFKLSSKCKYNNCLHINEPNCAVKEALKKNEIALSRYNSYLQIIAGDEEHYRTDIYN, encoded by the coding sequence GTGAAAGGAGTTGTTACAAAATCTACAGGAAGTTGGTATACCATTTATATTGAAAATGGTAAAAAAATAGATTGTAGACTAAAGGGGAAATTTAGAATTAAAGGAATAAAAAGTACCAATCCAGTTGCAGTAGGCGATTACGTAAATTTTGAATTTGAACAGGGAAAAGAAACAGGTGTTATCAACAAAATTTTTGAAAGAAAAAATTACATCATTCGTAAATCTGTAAACCTATCTAAGCAAACTCATATTATTGCAGCTAACATAGATACAGCTTTTTTATTAGTAACATTAGATAGTCCACCAACTTCAACAGGGTTTATAGATCGCTTTTTAGCTACTGCAGAAGCGTATAGTATTCCTGTGGTTATTCTTTTTAATAAAATAGATATGTACTCTAGTGGCTTATTGGAAGAAAAGAAAGCATTAGAAAATGTTTATACTTCAATAGGCTATACCTGTATTGATGTTTCAGCAACAAAAAATATTAATATTGATAAAATAATTGCCTTAATGAAAGGTAAAACTACGATGTTCTCGGGGCATTCAGGTGTTGGAAAAACAACGTTGATTAATGCTATGGAACCATCATTAAACTTAAAAACAGCTGAAATTTCAAAGCAACACAAGCAAGGGTTGCATACCACCACTTTTGCTGAAATGTTTGAACTGAGTTTTGGAGGTTTTATAATTGATACACCTGGTATTAAAGGCTTTGGAGTGGTAGATTTTGAACCTCAAGAAATAGGGCATTATTTTGTAGAGTTTTTCAAACTAAGCTCAAAATGTAAATACAATAATTGCTTGCATATTAACGAGCCTAATTGTGCTGTTAAAGAAGCACTCAAAAAAAATGAAATTGCACTTTCTAGGTACAATAGCTATTTGCAAATAATTGCGGGTGATGAAGAACATTATAGAACGGATATTTATAATTAA
- a CDS encoding bifunctional 3-deoxy-7-phosphoheptulonate synthase/chorismate mutase type II codes for MEIKKENRKWLDDMNLSHPIVIAGPCSAETEEQVLKTAHELKNTDTNVFRAGIWKPRTRPGGFEGVGEIGLPWLQKVKEETGMLITTEVGNANHVELALKHDVDILWIGARTTVNPFVVQEIADALKGVDKPVLVKNPVNPDLALWLGAVERFKTAGITQLGVIHRGFSTYNSLHYRNKPKWHIAIQLKKEFPDLPLILDPSHICGRRDTLLDVSQTGLDLNYDGFMIETHIDPDNAWSDAKQQVTPAQLNQITKDLKIREVSSTKEDFQRKLNMHRKELDLIDSNIVDILGDRMGIAEQIGRLKKQENVAILQSGRWSDILMKMIEYGEEKGLRKEFVEEIFRTIHVESINIQHKVK; via the coding sequence ATGGAAATTAAAAAAGAAAATAGGAAATGGTTAGATGATATGAACTTATCTCACCCTATTGTAATTGCAGGACCTTGCAGTGCAGAAACAGAAGAGCAAGTTTTAAAAACAGCTCATGAACTTAAAAATACAGATACAAATGTGTTTAGAGCGGGTATTTGGAAACCAAGAACACGACCGGGAGGGTTTGAAGGAGTTGGTGAAATAGGTTTACCTTGGTTACAAAAAGTAAAAGAAGAAACAGGAATGTTGATTACTACAGAGGTTGGGAATGCGAATCATGTAGAGCTAGCTTTAAAACACGATGTAGATATTTTATGGATTGGAGCACGAACTACGGTGAATCCATTTGTAGTTCAAGAAATAGCAGATGCTTTAAAAGGGGTAGATAAGCCTGTGTTGGTTAAAAACCCAGTAAATCCAGATTTAGCATTGTGGTTAGGTGCTGTAGAGCGTTTTAAAACAGCAGGAATTACGCAATTAGGTGTAATTCATAGAGGTTTTTCAACATACAATTCGTTGCATTACCGTAATAAACCAAAATGGCATATTGCTATTCAACTTAAAAAAGAGTTTCCAGATTTACCATTGATTTTAGATCCTTCACATATTTGTGGAAGAAGAGATACACTTTTAGATGTTTCGCAAACAGGACTAGATTTAAATTATGATGGATTTATGATTGAAACACATATTGATCCTGACAATGCTTGGAGTGATGCCAAACAGCAAGTAACGCCAGCTCAATTAAATCAGATAACGAAAGATTTAAAAATTCGTGAAGTGAGTAGTACCAAAGAAGACTTTCAGCGAAAATTAAATATGCATAGAAAAGAATTGGATTTAATAGATAGCAATATTGTTGATATTTTAGGTGATAGAATGGGAATTGCTGAACAAATAGGACGGTTAAAGAAACAAGAGAATGTAGCTATTTTACAAAGTGGAAGATGGTCTGATATTTTAATGAAAATGATAGAATATGGTGAAGAAAAAGGGCTGAGAAAAGAGTTTGTTGAAGAAATATTTAGAACTATTCATGTAGAATCTATCAATATTCAACACAAAGTAAAATAA
- a CDS encoding prephenate dehydrogenase → MEKLVVIGLGLIGGSLALDLKKRNGYKVYGIDADATHVKKALSLGVIDAETNFSEISDASVVIVAVPVDVIPKVIKKVLDNVSKNTLVFDVGSVKNEICKEVSKHPNRKNYVAAHPLAGTEFSGPEAAILNLFDEKVNILCETEKSDWKILDKALSLFKQLNMRIKMMNPEEHDRHIAYVSHLSHVSSFMLGKTVLGIEKNEQHIFDMASTGFASTVRLAKSSATTWAPIFLQNKENIIRSLDEYIKNLKEFKLHIENNNDEALKEIMNNTNYIKTILNGIE, encoded by the coding sequence ATGGAAAAATTAGTTGTTATAGGATTGGGTTTAATAGGAGGTTCTTTAGCCTTAGATTTAAAAAAGCGAAATGGCTATAAAGTGTATGGAATTGATGCAGATGCAACTCATGTAAAAAAAGCATTATCATTAGGTGTTATTGATGCTGAAACCAATTTTTCTGAAATCTCAGATGCTTCAGTTGTAATTGTTGCCGTTCCTGTAGATGTAATTCCAAAGGTTATTAAAAAAGTATTAGATAATGTTTCTAAAAACACCTTAGTTTTTGATGTAGGTTCAGTAAAAAATGAAATTTGTAAAGAAGTTTCAAAGCATCCAAACAGAAAAAATTACGTGGCTGCGCACCCGCTTGCCGGTACTGAATTTTCAGGCCCTGAGGCTGCTATTTTAAATTTATTTGATGAAAAGGTGAATATTTTATGTGAAACAGAAAAGAGTGATTGGAAAATTTTAGACAAGGCGTTGAGTTTATTTAAACAGCTAAACATGCGTATTAAAATGATGAATCCAGAGGAGCATGATAGACATATAGCCTATGTTTCTCACTTATCACATGTGAGCTCATTTATGTTGGGAAAAACAGTGTTGGGAATTGAAAAGAACGAACAACATATTTTTGATATGGCAAGTACTGGTTTTGCTTCAACAGTGAGATTGGCAAAAAGTTCAGCAACTACTTGGGCACCAATTTTTCTTCAAAATAAAGAAAATATTATACGCTCATTAGATGAGTATATTAAAAATTTAAAAGAATTTAAATTACACATAGAAAATAACAATGATGAAGCATTAAAAGAAATAATGAACAATACCAATTATATTAAAACAATTTTAAACGGAATAGAATAG
- a CDS encoding pyridoxal phosphate-dependent aminotransferase: MIPKADRLKQVKEYYFSKKLREIAGLIATGKPIINIAIGSPDLQPPLEVVAALKNAMQIDGVHKYQSYQGIPEFRLGIADFYKTNYNVKLNPNTEILPLMGSKEGIMHISMAFLNKGDKVLIPNPGYPTYASVTKLVEAAPVYYNLSEHNNWLPNFSEIEKEDLSKVKIMWVNYPHMPTGATASKLAFEQLIAFAKKHHILVVNDNPYSFILNENPQSILQVDGAKEVAIELNSLSKTFNMAGWRVGMVVGTSEIIKTILQVKSNMDSGMFLGIQKGAIEALKLPANWFEEQNSIYRKRRELVWKIFDALGCTYAKNIGGLFVWAKLPNGEKAESFTDKLLYEKEVFITPGTVFGTNGEGYIRASLCVNSAVLKEVLTRLTTKNN, encoded by the coding sequence ATGATACCAAAAGCAGATAGATTAAAGCAAGTAAAAGAATACTACTTCTCAAAGAAATTGAGAGAAATAGCAGGCTTGATTGCTACAGGAAAGCCAATTATAAATATAGCGATAGGAAGCCCCGATTTACAACCACCTTTAGAGGTAGTAGCAGCACTAAAAAACGCTATGCAAATAGATGGAGTTCATAAATACCAAAGCTACCAAGGAATACCAGAATTTAGATTGGGAATTGCAGATTTTTACAAAACAAATTACAATGTTAAGCTAAATCCGAATACTGAAATTTTACCATTAATGGGTTCTAAGGAAGGAATAATGCATATTTCAATGGCTTTTTTAAATAAAGGAGATAAAGTATTGATTCCAAATCCAGGGTATCCAACCTATGCATCAGTTACAAAATTGGTTGAAGCTGCACCTGTTTATTATAATTTAAGTGAACACAATAATTGGTTGCCAAATTTTTCGGAAATTGAAAAAGAAGACTTGTCAAAAGTTAAAATTATGTGGGTTAATTATCCGCATATGCCTACAGGAGCCACTGCTTCAAAATTAGCTTTTGAACAATTAATTGCATTTGCTAAAAAGCACCATATTTTAGTGGTTAACGACAACCCTTACAGTTTTATTTTAAATGAAAATCCACAAAGTATTTTGCAAGTAGACGGTGCAAAAGAAGTGGCTATTGAGTTAAACTCGCTTAGTAAAACATTTAATATGGCGGGTTGGAGAGTTGGCATGGTTGTAGGAACTTCAGAAATTATTAAAACAATATTACAGGTAAAAAGCAATATGGATTCAGGCATGTTTTTAGGAATTCAAAAAGGAGCAATTGAAGCCCTAAAACTACCGGCAAATTGGTTTGAAGAGCAAAATAGCATTTACAGAAAAAGAAGGGAGTTGGTCTGGAAAATTTTTGATGCTTTAGGATGTACGTATGCTAAAAATATTGGAGGCTTATTTGTTTGGGCAAAATTGCCAAATGGAGAAAAAGCAGAGTCGTTTACAGATAAGCTATTGTATGAAAAGGAAGTTTTTATAACGCCAGGAACAGTATTTGGTACGAATGGAGAGGGTTATATTAGAGCATCATTATGTGTTAATTCAGCAGTTTTAAAAGAAGTGTTAACAAGATTAACAACAAAAAATAATTAA
- a CDS encoding prephenate dehydratase, which translates to MKVAIQGIKGSFHHIVAAQYFGKNVDLVESLSFSEMPSLLHSKKAEVVIMAIENSIAGAILPNYALIDEHQLSICGEYHLPICHNLMALKGQHIEDIKEVYSHPMALLQCHKFFKDYPHIKLIEDKDTAVVAKRIQENKLKNVGAIASTLAAETYNLKIIAPEIQTIKENATRFFILTNSETKSSVSANKASIKFITSHKAGSLAEVLTILAKHHLNLSKIQSMPVIETPWKYAFFADFTFDSYADYYDALNEIKNKVEMLKILGEYSKGKR; encoded by the coding sequence ATGAAGGTAGCAATACAGGGAATTAAAGGGTCGTTTCACCACATTGTAGCAGCACAATATTTTGGTAAGAATGTTGATTTGGTTGAGAGCTTGTCGTTTAGTGAAATGCCTAGTTTATTACATAGTAAAAAGGCTGAGGTTGTAATTATGGCTATAGAAAATTCAATTGCCGGTGCAATTTTACCAAACTATGCATTAATTGATGAACATCAACTTTCAATTTGTGGAGAATACCATTTACCTATTTGTCATAATTTAATGGCTTTAAAAGGTCAGCATATAGAAGATATTAAAGAGGTGTATTCACATCCAATGGCATTGTTGCAGTGTCATAAGTTTTTTAAAGATTATCCGCATATTAAATTAATAGAAGATAAAGATACTGCGGTTGTTGCCAAAAGAATACAAGAAAATAAGCTAAAAAATGTTGGAGCAATAGCAAGTACATTGGCTGCTGAAACATATAATTTAAAAATTATAGCCCCTGAAATTCAAACGATAAAAGAAAATGCCACCCGTTTTTTTATTTTAACCAATTCAGAAACTAAAAGCAGTGTTTCAGCAAATAAGGCTTCCATAAAATTTATTACAAGTCATAAAGCAGGAAGTTTAGCTGAAGTTTTAACCATTTTGGCAAAACATCATTTGAATCTTTCTAAAATACAATCGATGCCTGTAATTGAAACTCCTTGGAAATACGCTTTTTTTGCCGATTTTACTTTTGATAGTTATGCAGATTATTACGATGCTTTAAATGAGATTAAAAATAAAGTTGAAATGTTAAAAATATTGGGTGAATACTCAAAAGGAAAAAGATAA